TGAAGGGCTTATACTTCCGAATCCAAAAGAAAATCGCAACAAGTTTTGTGTAAAACTTCATAAGTCACTCTATGACTTGAAATTGTCGGAAATCATATGGTACTACCGACTAAATGAGTTCCTTCTTCAAAAGGATTACTCAAAGAATGATGATTGCTTATGTGTTAATAAGGGAATCCCAAATTTGATTTCCTCATATCACTTAGTGTATATCGATGATTTCATCATCAATGTCTCTAAAGGACCTAAAAATACATAAAATCATCTCAAGACGGAAAATTTGGATTCAACCAAATTTAGCTTAAGCTTACAACTGGAGCATTCTCTCAAGAATACATATCAGTCTACATATATATCCAATACATATACGAGAAGTTCAATGTGGATATATCATACCAATAAAAGACATGTAATATGGTCATACTACCCCTGATAAGGTACAAATCCATTCATACCTAGGGGTGATAATGAAGTGATATCAAGACCTGAAGTTCTATATCTCACTAATGTCAAAGCACTCATATAATTCCAAACTATGTCAGGCCTGACACTATATTTGCTATCTTTGTTCAGAGTGCAACCCCCAACAAaaggcatatatggatgatataagAAATATTAGCTTATATCTCAAGCTCACAATAATTCTTGGATATTTCCATCAGGAAATACAAGATATGACCATGATATGATATAATGATATTGGCTCTTTCTTTGATCCTAACAATGCCATATCAATGACTGAATTTGCTAGAATAGCCTTCATATGGAAGTCATCTAAATGGGCTTTAATGGCTATTTCTAGTTATCATTCTGACATAATTGCTTTATCTAAAAAGCAGTGCAAAATATGCATGGCTTAGCAGAATGATTAACCACACTCAAAATCATGTGGTTAAGATTCATCAGAATCAcataacttgatttatcaagactcTACCACTTGTGTTACTCAAAAACTATAGGTTATATGAAAAGCAATATCATAAAGTACATTGCTCAAAAATTACTTATCCTCGTGAATTATAGAAAGTGAGGAAACAATATGCAAACAACATACTTTGAAAATCCTACAGATTATTCATAACGTCATGATCATATCAATGGAATTTGCATTACACATCTCCAGGTTTGCAGAGTTCAGGGGTAGTAATTTCCCAAATCTATAACCTATTAACAATCTTAAGATTGCATAtattgtactctttttcccttcatgagttttcCCTAATGGTTTCTTATAAAGGTTTTTAACGAGACAATATAAACACAAGTGCCCATATATGTCATACATTTTCTTCTTATATTTTTCCCACTTggttttaaaggagttttcaaTGGCATATCATATCGCACTCTTTTCCCTTATGAGTTTTCTATCAAAGTTTCTCATAATGGTTTTTAATGAGGCAATATCTTATCAAACATCATATGGCATACTTTCTATTTTTCCTATCGTTTTTTTTAAAGAAAGTACTCAAGACATATTAATTGTTCTCTAAACTCATCAATGAGTTTTCTCCTTTCTTCGCAGGTTTTTCTCATATGAGTTATCAAGAGacaataatcattatatgttgcatcattttctccttattattttacccactgggtttaaaggagttttagcaacatatctgcactattctcctcatatttttcccacagggtttttggaggagacaTTCAAGATTATTCAAAGAATTTGTCAAGATGATGGATATACCAAAGAAGGCGTTGTACAAGGGGGAGTGTTAAGAATAGAATAGTTGCTTATTAATAAAGCTAATTAGGATTAAGTTAACTGTTAGATAGGTTGCTTGGTTCTCAAGCAACCATGTACTTAATTGGCTCTCAAGGAAACTATGtaattccttggctcccaagtaactttgagtttacttgactcccaagtaaCATGTGTACTTCCGCTCGGGTATAAATACCCCGCTTCTATCATCAATAAAGACTAATGGTTCATTCATATATCTGTTTCCATTCGCTCATCTCTCTCAATTCTCTTAACAAAAATGACTGGGCCGTGCCCACTACCACTATTCCGCGCATTAACGTCTGCCGTTGAAATTGATGCGCCAGCGCACCCACGCTGATCCGAACTGATACAACCCAAGTACAAACTGGAATACGCAGCATGCAGGGCGTTGATCCACATGCAAACAAACGGTGGAGATTTCGGAATCATATGAGCCTAGTCTCGGAATTGGATATTCGATCTATATCCTGCAACCATGTGAAATATTCAGTTGGAAAATAAAAATATTAAGTTTACAAATAACATCTTTCTTGCAAATAAATATTTACCATTCCATAACTATATATCCTAATTAGTGCTTCCTAAACCACAACCTCTTCATTCGATGTCCCTCGCGAAAAGAAGAAAAGCCTCTTCATTCGATGTCACATAACGAATGCACGGGTGCAAACTCCCTCACTCGAGGACAACGTACCTGCTAGTAAACCACGAATTGAACATCGCATAGATGGTTTAGATTTTTTTTTTTGTCAGACCCAGCCTATTAGGGTTTAAGTCTAAGACTTGCCACTGGTACTCGTTTTTTCTTTGATTTATAATTTAGAGTTTTCAGTGATGTCCGTTCATTAGGAGAAGACGTTCTCATCAACTATGAGGCGCCTGTAGTGACTTCATCAATTTTAAGAGGTTGTGTTGTCTCAATATCTTGAACATGCCGTCGATTACAACACGATTATAATAATTTTCGTCAATTTTAAGATATTGTACCGACTCACTATGTCAAGATGCTTTATATATAGGGTTggctgaaaaacaaaaaaaaacttacTGTGCGTGCTACGGACGTACGCGAATTGCCAACAGCGAACAGCCACCTACTCGGTAACGAAGCACAACAAAATGCTGGGATCAGGCGTGAAAACGTGACCGCGTCACTCCCAGTACACCCACAGCAACATAAAAAAGCGGTCGCACCGAGCAGGAGAAGCCACCTCGCAGTCTAACGCACCGCACCCGAGTCTCCCCGTCTGAGAACCCAACCCACTCTATGTCGGCGCCAATGCCTCGGCCGGAGGTGTTCGACGTCGTCATCTTCGGGGCCTCAGGCTTCACCGGCAAGTACGTCATCCGCGAGGCCCTCAAGTTCCTGCCCCCCAACGCCTCCCCGCTCCGGACCCTCGCGCTCGCCGGCCGCAGCCGGGAACGCGTCGCCGCTGCGCTCAGCTGGGCCGCCTCGCCGGGGCCCGTCCCGCACGTCCCCATCCTCGTCGCCGATGCCTCCGACCAAGCctctctcgccgtggtcaccgcgCGGGCGCGCGTCCTGCTCTCCTGCGCGGGGCCCTTCCGCCTCCACGGCCGCCAGGTGGCCGCAGCCTGCGCGGAAGCAGGGACCCACTGCCTCGACATCTCCGGCGAGCCTGAGTTCATGGAGCGGGTCGAGGCCGACCTCCACGAGGTCGCCGCCAAGAACGGATCGCTGATTGTCTCCGCGTGCGGTTTTGCCTCCACCGTCGCGGACCTGGGGTTCTTGTTCCACTCCAGGCAGTGGACGCCACCGTCAGTGCCGGTGAGCGTGGCCGCGTATGTCAACCTGGAGTCGTCGGACAGAAAGATCGTCGGGAACTTCGCCACGTTTGAGTCGGCTGTTCTTGGTGTGGCCAACACCAGCCAGCTGCAAGCGCTGCGCCGGTCCCGGCCGAGGCCCGCGAAGCCCAGTGTGAGTTACTAATATTCTTACAATTCACTTTTGAAATTGATGATTTACTTATTTTAACAGATTCTAAAAAAAATATTTTAACATTGGAATCTGTTGGGATGGTAATGACTCATGAGGGAATTAACAGTACTCACCATAGTTTTTTTTCCACGAggtcaacgcatctatgtggtagcttgagaggggttgagcgaaatcgagagacgcaacacaagacaaaggtttagacagcttcggaccccgggaaacatcatccggtaataaccctacatgctgtttatggttaggtctcattatgatcatgagggagtcgccggtaagccaactctttgtgtctagccctggagattatttttcgtccctctttggggagccctgcccctccttatatatgttgaaggggcgggttacatgtggagtcctagtaggactaggactagtctatcctttCTCACAAGTTGAATACAAATCCggatcttgcttcctcgtaaaggaaatattcgtcattccttttctcttaagccggcccaccagagtataagccggcctgctgggccttgggccttgttatCCGTCTGATCCGCCCGCCGGGTCTCCAATGAGTCACAATGTTCaggcgggttacatgtaaaccgtcatgtccgggcggatcgccagtgagtcgccaagcccggccgggtaataccgcggggtatatcctcgacaGTACCCATCATAGAAACTAATAAATTGATCACCTACTAACCTAATGCGgaatttctacttatttatttgcgAGAAtaattcttgtattactcataGTTTAGGAATTACAATCTCACGTCTAACAATGTCATTGATGTCCTCTCGACCCGGTCTGAGCCAAACAGCCATAGGATTGTTGGATCTACATGGATCTATCATAGTTCGCCATAAAATGACTAGCAAAATTAGAACTACGATGTTGTGAGTAATACAAGAACTATGTTATTCAAtcaacttcttgatctcctctATCAAGAAGGCATATCTTGACCTATTGCTGATTGAGCTCTTAATCATTGCTACTGCCTCCAAGCAATTGGACTCAATGTTCACAGAGAAAGTGCTCCATTGTAACACCAGTGAAAGTCCttttgaaatactccctccgttcagaattatTTGTCGCACAAATGGATAAAAATGTATCTATCTAGAATAAAAATATGTCTAAACACATTCATTTCTCCAACTAGTAATTCCGAGCTGAGGGAGAAGCTAATAATTCTGCTTCCAGAGCACTGAACACACGAAGAGCTGATTGCAAGAACAAAAAATAACGGCACCAACCTTGTCATGCAGTATCATAAACATTCCTCCAACACCATTCATGTAGGAGCCATCAGTGTTCAACTGATCACCCTCCTAGGTCGCCGCTTCCATCTGCGACCAGGTGTGGAAAACTGATTGGCATATAGTAGCTATCCATTTCCCTTTCACATGGTCGGCATCAGGCCTAGCCTCGATCGACTGAGGAGTAGCTAGGTAGCTCGATAAAAATCCGACTGAGACTTCAACAGGTGGAGCAGGTTTATGATGCACAAGTTCTTTTCATACATACCGAATTTGGCGTGCACCAACATGCTCAGCAAGATCACAGATTAGCTGCACAAATCACTCATCACCAGTTGGTTGGATTTTAATTAGTTGCAGCAGCTCCCATTCCCATGACATGGCATGCCACAGTTTCTTTGCATTTGTGCAGGAACAAAACGCATGAAAAGAATTCTCCACATCAACGCCACAAAGTGGGCATTTTTCAGTAACATCCAGATGCCGCCTTTTCATATATCGCCAAGTGGACAAAGAATTTGGGGCAATTCCCCACGCAAATGAGCGAACTTTCATGATACTGGGCAAGACCAAATAGACTTTCATCCATCACACTGACCCACTGCCTGACTACTCCCTGAGATAAGAGAAGAATTATGAACATCCTGCCTAGCTATCTGGTAGGCACACCGAACAGAGAATACAACACTTTTTTTCAGGGGCCGAgggtaaaaaatcctcaccaagacGGGAGGACGGCCTGATCTTGCAATTCTCATGTTTATCCGCTGGTAAGAAGAAGATCCGAAGTTTGTTCATACCCTAGCAACCATTAAAATCTAGCAACTCTGAGACCCATTTGAAACCACATCTCCCTTTGACGAGTATTTATCAAAAAAACTAACACTTTAGAGGTTGGTGTTCCACTAAGCTACCATTTTGAAAACGTCAATTTCTTTTACAACTTTAAGCTAACCTCGTTGCAAGACACTACCAGTTTCACTTGATGATCATTTTAGACGATTTAACCACGTTTATGACATGCATGACCCACCCGTCAGAGCTGACCTGGTACGAAAGTCAACGCCGTTTATTTTGACCATTAAGTTAACCGTTATTACAGATCTGGCCACAGGTGCTACCCAACGGTCATGCCAAATATGTAATTTATGTCTGTTTGCTATCCTCCAAACTAGACCTTTCTTCAAAAGTTCCAAACCGTGCCTGATCACTAGCCAAGTGGATGATGGATTACCCGAAAAAACTGTGTCCTCAAGTGGATGCGGAATTTCCTTAATCTGTCTAttgaaattcaaataaaatatagtCGGGGTGTGCTACGTTTCCTCACGATGAAATTAGCTTAGCTCGAGTTAGAATAGACAGGAAGTCTCGTCCAAGGTATGCTAGTGTTGTTCTGTTAGTTATCATAAAACTGGAACCTTTTATATTATAAAATCCAGTTATTTGTCTCTCTGAACATTTGGAGGTTCTTCCGAAGTGCCAATTTGGACCATATACGAAGATGCATGTATTATATGTGCTGGTATTATGTGCCGATGACAATATTAGTTGGCGTGTTTTGTCTGCTGTCAGTATTCTAGTTGCATCCTTCAATTTTCTAAAACTGAAGTTTATGACAAAGCACCCTCAGCATGAGCTTGTCTTCAATAAGCTGTATGGCAGTATCCGCTGTGATCATATTCCTGATCAAGATGTAGTAAATATCTTAAAAATATTTACCATTCAGAAAATCACAACTTGTATATTGAAGGGAGTAAAAGGTCTAAAAGTTATTGGGAAATAAACATCATCGTGGTGTtacaatatatatatattaattaatgtCATAGTTATTGGAAATTTTCATCTTAGTAAACCCGACAAACGTATGATGGGGGAGTGATGGAAAATGCTTTATGAAGACAAAAAAAAAATGGCTTGGCGGCAAGTCCATGATCTGAATTCAACTTACGTCTGGTATTTTTAACTGTTCTTTTCTTTGTTGTGACAGATTGGGCATGGCATATAGAATCttcaatagttttgtagtaattcatAGTTCAAAAATCCTAGCAAAAATGTGCACCACATTTGTTATAGCCTTGATTCCGTGAATCCAATGTGTGCAATTATGACGGAATCGTTTTCTATTGGATAATTAATTAATGAACACATTTGACGTTAAGATTTCTGTATTTGTGCAGATTCCGGGTCCTCCGCCTCCCAAAGGATCGTTGATGATTGAGCATGACAAGGCACTAGGATTGTGGGCCATGAAGTTACCTTCTGCTGACACAGTGGTTGTGAAGAGAACACTAGCAAAAGTGACAGAGCATCCCGAGGGCCTTCCTTGTGCGGATGAAACCTCAGATTTTGAGAAGCATAGGAAGGAATTCTGGTCCTCTATCAAACCTGCGCATTTCGGAGTGAAGATCGGAAGCCGTTCCATCCTAGGCCTTGTGTGGTGCCTGTCTACTGCAATTTTTGTTGGCATTCTGGCGGGTTTCTCCTTCGGCAGGTCTCTCTTGCTTAAATTCCCTGAGTTCTTCTCCCTCGGGTTTTTCAGAAAGACCGGACCAACAGAAGCGGAGGTCAGCAGCGCCTCGTTCAAAACATGGTTCGTCGGCCGTGGCTACATCAATTCAGCCAACGCGTTAGAGTGTGGAAGCAAGCCAGACAAGGAGATTGTCACCAGAGTTTCAGGCCCAGAGATCGGGTACATCACGACTTCGATCGTCCTCGTCCAGTGCGCCCTCGTCCTGCTTAGCCAGCGAGCCAATCTGCCGCAAGGCGGGGTGTACACGCCCGCCGTTGTCTTCGGGCCAACGGATCTCCAGAAGCGCCTCGAGGAAAATGGCCTGTCATTCGACCTCATCTCCACGAGGACCATCCCTTAAGATGAACAGGCTAATGCTTCCTAAACTACATATCACCTGAATGTCTTGCAGGCTAGCAGTGGTCATAGCTTTGCGAATAAACATGCATGTTGTCCTTTATGTGAAGTAAACAGTATCACGACCAGACATGAAAAACAAGAATAAGATGTGCTCGTGTAATGTGAATCGTATGTCTGTGTGAAATATATAATAAGTGTGTAATCCGTGACTTTGCTTAGTTCCGTCAAAGTGAAGAAATGTTGTCTACGTAAGTTCCAGTTTTCATATGATTATTACATGGAACATGCCAGAGTTGGAGAGTAAACTTGCTCTCTTGATTAACTAATTATCCATTACATCAGCGATTACAGATATATAAGCCCCATGAAGTGGGCACGCAGGCCCGAGGAGTCGGTTCAGATCCTATATACAAGGAGGCGTCATGCGNNNNNNNNNNNNNNNNNNNNNNNNNNNNNNNNNNNNNNNNNNNNNNNNNNNNNNNNNNNNNNNNNNNNNNNNNNNNNNNNNNNNNNNNNNGAAACTCGGTGAAGATCGGCGAGGGCAGCCCCTTGGTGAACAAGTCCGCAAACTAAGAGCTGGAAGGGACATGAAGAACTCGAACTTCACCGAGTGCCACACGACCTCGAACGAAGTGAAGATCAATCTCTATGTGTTTAGTGCGCTGGTGCTGAACCGGGTTAGAAGAGAGATAGGATGCGCTGATGTTGTCACAATAGACAATGGTGGCGCGAGAGGGAGGCCGCTGGAGCTCGTGAAGAAGCTGGCGGATCCAGCAGGACTCAGCCACACAGTTGGCAACGCCACGATATTCCGCCTCGGCACTCGAGCGATAGACGGTCGGTTGTCGTTTGGATGACCAGGAGATCAAACTGTTGCCAAGAAAACACAGAACCCCGACGTGGATTTACGTGTATCAGGGCAGCCGGCCCAATCGGCGTCCGTATAGGACACAAGATCAAGTGACGGAGACTTGAAGAATTGAAGGCCGTAGTGAGTGGTGCCCCGGAGATAGCGAAGAACATGCTTGATAAGCTGCATGTGAGTGTCCCGTGGTTGATGCATGAAGAGGCAAATTTGTTGCACCGCGTAGGAGATGTATGGTCGGGTGAGGGTTAGGTATTGCAATGCTCCAGCAAGGCTCCGGTATGTGGTGGGGTTGGATAGAGGACGACCGTCGGTAGCAGAAAGTTTGGCAGTGGTGTCTATAGGTGTGGAGACAGATTTGCAATTAAGCATGTTGGCACGGTCGAGGACCTCGAGAGTGTACTGTTGCTGGCTCAAGAATAAACCGGAGGTGTTGGGGGTGACATTAATGCCGAGGAAGTGATGCAACTCACCGAGATCGGACATGGCGAATTCCGCTTTGAGAGAAGCAATGATGGAATGCAATATGTGCGGTGTACTGGCTGTAAGAATTATGTCATCAACGTACACTAGAAGATATGCAATGAAGGACCCTTGGGATAAGATGAAGAGGGAAGAGTCACTTCGAGAGGCATGAAAACCATGGGAGAGCAAAAACGACTTGAAGCGATGAAACCACGTGCGGGGGGCTTGTTTCAAGCCGTAAAGAGACTTACGAAGGAGGCGAACATGATCCGGATGAGAGGGGTCGATGAAGCCGGATGGTTGGGCACAGTAGACCGTCTCCTTGAGCTCTCCATGAAGGAATGCGTTCTTGACATCGAGTTGATGGATCGACCAAGAGAAAGAGGTGGCAATGCTGAGGACCACGCGTATGGTGGCCGGCTTGACCACCGGActgaatgtctcatcatagtccacGCCTTCTTTTTGAGTGAATCCGCGAACGACCCAACGAGCTTTGTACCGCGCCAAGGAGCCATCGGGGTGAAACTTGTGCCGATAAATCCATTTGCCAGTGACCACGTTAACACCTACAGGTTTGGGAACCAAAGACCACGTCGAATTCTTGATTAAAGTAGTAAATTCATCTTGCATTGCATGCAGCCAACTGGGGTCTTTGAGAGCTGAGCGATAGGTGGCAGGGATGGGGGAGATGGTGGGTGCCgtggtggtggtgagaaagagGCGCTTGGGCTGGCAAAAACCAGATTTGGCGCGGGTACGCATTTTGTGCGAGTTAACGGGAGGCTGAACGGGTATTGCATGGGGCGGACGATGTTGCGGAGTCTGGTAGGTGGAGGCGGGTTCGCTGGGACCAGAGGGTGGTGCGGGATCCGAAGTAGATTCGCTCGGGGGTGCAGCATGCGAGGTGGAGGCGCGATTCGAGGCGGATTGACTGGGCCCGCCGGATTGACTGGGCGGGGTGCGCGGTGATCTTGTAGGTGGGGACGACCCGGAGGACGAGGACGATTCGGTGGGGCTGGCGGAGCGTGTGGAAGGGGAGCGCGTGGAGCGGGAAGACTGGTGGGCCGATGGGTGGGGCGACGGGATTGGCGGGGCGTGGGTTGGTGCGGATGCACACGAGTGGGGGGGATCAGGTGGTGCGTCGGGATCGGAGCAGGGCAGCTGCAGCAGGATTTGGTTGGTGGGATTAGGTGTGGCAAGGGGCTGGGTGGTCGACGGTGTGGCATGCACGTACGGAAAAACGGATTCATCAAAAACGACGTGGCGAGAGATGATGACACGGCGTGAAGCTAAGTCGTAGCAACGATATCCTTTATGCTCAAGTGGGTAACCTAGGAAAACGCACCGGGTGGATCGGGGGGCATGTTTGTTGGAAGA
This portion of the Triticum dicoccoides isolate Atlit2015 ecotype Zavitan chromosome 7A, WEW_v2.0, whole genome shotgun sequence genome encodes:
- the LOC119331393 gene encoding probable mitochondrial saccharopine dehydrogenase-like oxidoreductase At5g39410, with the protein product MSAPMPRPEVFDVVIFGASGFTGKYVIREALKFLPPNASPLRTLALAGRSRERVAAALSWAASPGPVPHVPILVADASDQASLAVVTARARVLLSCAGPFRLHGRQVAAACAEAGTHCLDISGEPEFMERVEADLHEVAAKNGSLIVSACGFASTVADLGFLFHSRQWTPPSVPVSVAAYVNLESSDRKIVGNFATFESAVLGVANTSQLQALRRSRPRPAKPSIPGPPPPKGSLMIEHDKALGLWAMKLPSADTVVVKRTLAKVTEHPEGLPCADETSDFEKHRKEFWSSIKPAHFGVKIGSRSILGLVWCLSTAIFVGILAGFSFGRSLLLKFPEFFSLGFFRKTGPTEAEVSSASFKTWFVGRGYINSANALECGSKPDKEIVTRVSGPEIGYITTSIVLVQCALVLLSQRANLPQGGVYTPAVVFGPTDLQKRLEENGLSFDLISTRTIP